The Arachis ipaensis cultivar K30076 chromosome B05, Araip1.1, whole genome shotgun sequence nucleotide sequence AATTCTTTCAAATTCTCGCGAACACGGTCGTTGTTActgttctttcttttctatggTCTATTATCCTTCTGAATATACTCGAGATTAGTTTTGGTATCTTGTGCGACCGTTAGACTTAGTAAATGACACATTAGTCCTTTAGGACACGTTTGATGAACGTAAAAGGTAAAATTCGTAGAGGTATGACATCACAGGGAGTTGTGAAACCTTGTTTTACGAGAAAGAGTTATGTTGATGTGGGACTTATGACCAGTAGTAAGGTTTGCAAAGTGTTTAACAAAGTTGAGAACCCTCGGGTGAATTGATCGATGAAATACGATTAAGAATGGTAGAGATGAGTTATGTTGAAAGTTGAATAGTTGAATATCTGAGTTGGTGCGAGATCAGTGAGTGAATGTTAAGCACGTCGTTTTGACCCCAGCCTATTTTATGACCTATCCCCACCTTGTCTTACCACTACATGTTTGAACCACGTCGTCATTTGCATCAAGCTTGCTTTGTAATTTCTGTCTTGCGATTGCACTCCTACCCTTATATCTTTATGCTATGTGGTAAACAAAGTATTTGAAACTATATAAATATGAATGCTAAAGTTTTTTTGCTTTTTACAGAGTGTTAACCATGTAATGTATTTTGTAATACactaattttcgaggacgaaaatttttataagtggggtaggGTGTAAGacccaaaaattttgaaaaaaattttattatgagccaattttaaatttatttatttattagagattttattttcagaaattatttcattaaaaataattaaatcagattttgataattaaaatataaattttacttaatttcattattattgaataattttctatacttaaattataaaatttagcagttgtaaaataataaattttatatgatttagtttaaataattgagattttagaatttaatattttaatttcataaaaataaattatatcatctctaattttaaattaagatacttgattaaaatctaattagcaaattgataattaagtaatattttttttttaaagtaatttcaagggattaaattagatttcGAATTAATAAAATATACCCTAATTTGATTAGAATTACCAAATCCTAATTAACCCAAATATTCCCAAATTAAACCCTAAGCTTCCTAATACTAACAGCACCGCCACCACCATCCCAAAACCCTCAACCACTCACCCCTTtcaccaaaacaaaacaaaaaaaaaaaaaagagaaaaagaaagaagagggagaACAGAGAAGGGACAGAGAGGAGAGGGGGAAACTGAGAAGAAAAAGTGGGAAGAGAGTAAGAACGCGCTGGCGCGCGGAGGGTCTTGCTGCCGCCGTCGCCGCTAGTCCAGCCGCATGCGAGAGAGAGAAGGTTCGCAGATGAAAGGCGCAACGGGACGGAAGAGGACCCACGCCCTATCGTCACCGTTCACGAGGGCCACGAGCCGCGTCGTTGTCGCTGAGGAAGGAAGGAGCACGAGCTTCCGTCACCATCGTCGCCGGCGATGCCgcgaagaggagagagagagagatcgggcAGAGGGAGAACGATTCGCGCCGCCAGCTGCGTCCGCGGGAGGAATCGCCGCCGTTCGTGTCTCCTGTCGCTGTCAGCTTCGCGCCGAGCTCCCATGGCTGTCGCCGCTGAAGCCTTCACCGTCCTTGCCGCTGGAGCTGGTCACCGGAAGAGAGGAGGTGACGGTGGTGGGAGTTGCCGTTACTGTTCTATCTCTGCTCATTGAAGGATGCTGAAAAATGCTATTGCAGTTGCAGAAGGACGCTCTTACCATTCCAAACCCCATCTGGTTCTAATTTTAGTACTGACCCGATTTGTTTAGGCTGGTTTCGGTTCTTCTGAGTGCTGGAATTGCCGCCGCTGTTCCGTTTCCATGGGTCCCCTAATTACAGTAAGCTATTTTTCATTCCGAACATCCATAATCGTCGTTCTGTTATAAGTTACTGAGGAATTTATGGTGGTATTTGTTATATAATTGAGTTTCGGTTATTATGTGTGCGATTAGAGTTGCTGTGCTTGCCGGGAGTTGTCACTGAAGCTGTTGGGCCCGCCGGGGTTGCACCCAGGTTGCTGCTGCGTCGCCGGAGACCACAGCTAAAGCCTCTGTCTTCTTGGGTTTCTATTTTCGTGAGTTACTTAGTTATATGTCGTCGCCGAAACCAGGCCAGATTTACTGGTAACTGTTTCTTCCTTTCTTGAATTTGTTCTGCTTCTATTTTGTTCCAGTATTCTTATTATTGTTGGTGTCTCTGCTGCCTTAATCGCTCGGAGTGATGTTACTGCCGTTAGGACGGATGCCCGGGTTTGATTtctgcatgcatcatatgcatttgtatgctttgcttgggtttgaacttgttttggtttgcctaattgctaaactgttcttaactgctacttgaactatttgctgtaactgctacctacttgtgctttccttgtctgtcttgtctgtgtttgtcctggcgtgctacatttgagaataaactttggtgctgaattaatgattgtgttgtttgattatgtggttggtttctgattgagattttcttctAAGAAATGAAAGGTTTCGGATTTctaaaagattaaacattgtttctttgaaaaggttttgaacgatttccTATCGGTTTTTAAAAGATTCCTAAGGcattgataatcactgagcttgaaaacagttttcttattgaatatcttcttatgacaactttgaaactctgtggtgagaccatgtggttaggttctcacccccctacagttttaccttttcaggaaccgggtgaagaagcattaagaagagttatactgcgtttggtttataagaTGTATTAACTAGATATTTTTTtcccctcgtctttgttattacaagtttgtaagagggataggaattgtatcttttatatgtatattatgagttattatgtaaggagtcttgtatatgaatctatgcctgtttgtattttttttttcttaaagataaagtgtttatttttggttttctaagaaatcagcgatacagtgtcaagtcacaggctcctattttagtatttagtatataaagtagtcgtaatacttcttcctatcagagtggcgcagccggaagcgtgacttctgatagtgagggtgttacattactAAGCCTCCACATCACAAGAAAAATGAGTTTTAGGCTTTTAGCAATAAATTTTTAGCAACAATAACGTAATAATCactgttttttttatttaagttatGTTTTTATGGCTATTATATATTTGCCATTAATACTATATATTAtaatgacaattattattattattgtcactaaaaaatacattaaaaaaagtttaaaaacaaaattttagtgacaattatatatttgacactattattatatattataatagtAATTATTATTgcaactaaattattatttattttaactttttgttttaagttttttaaattaatactgacaattatttaattgtcactaagaagaaagaagaagtagaCGCCCTCACTCGAGACGTCGAAGAAACATAAACCAAGCAATTGGAGGAATATTTTAATACGACCTGGCTTCACGTGACAACAAACAACTCAAggtaaaaattctagaaaactgaGTCTAAGAGTTTatggtttttaatttttgttgttttgtgTAATCGAGGATAAATAGAGAAAAATTTCTTAATACACAATTTTGAATGTTTAAGAATGGTTgtgttaaatttaaataatatgtttGAGGAACTTTTACAAATATagtgtactctttatgtactttCATCCCGTTTGATATCTTAGAATTGTCATTGAATTTGGTTAATGTTGCTGTTGTATTATCGTGCAGTAAAATGCCTAAGCAGAAggagaaatagaagaaagaagaagtagaCGCCCTCACTCGACACGTTAAGAAACATACATCAAGCAATTGGAGGAATATTTTAAATGATCCGAAATTTGCACACACCTGGCTTCACATGACATCCGGTAAGAGTCTAAGAGTTTatggtttttaatttttgttggtTTGTGTAATCCAGGATAAATGGAGAAAATTTTCTTAATACAATATTTTGAATATTTAAGAATGGTTgtgttaaatttaaataatatgtttGAGGAACTTTTACAAATATAGTGTACTCTTCATGTACTCTCATCCCATTTAATGTCTTAGAATTGTCATTGAATATGATTAATGTTGCTGTTGTATTATCGTGCAGTAAAATGCCTATGCAGAAggagaaatagaaaaaagaagaagTACATGCCCTCACTCGAGGCGTCGAGAAACATAAACCAAACAATTGGAGGAGTATTTTAAATGATCCGGAGTTTGCACACTACCTGGTTTTACGTAACAAACAGCTCAAGGTAAAAATTCCAGAAAACTGAGTCTAAAAGTTtatagtttttaatttttgttgttttgtgTAATCCAGGATAAATAGAGAAAAATTCCTTAATACACTATTTTGAATGTTTAAGAATGGTTgtgttaaatttaaataatatgtttGAGGAACTTTTACAAATATAGTGTACTCTTCATGTACTCTCACCCCGTTTGATGTCTTAGAATTGTCATTGAATTTGGTTAATATTTATGTTGTATTATCGTGCAGTAAAATGCCTAAGCAGAAGGAGACGCTCTCACTCGAGGCGTCGAGAAAGATAAACCAAGCAATTGGAAGAATATTTTAAATGATCCAGAAACAGCTCAAGGTAAAAATTCCAGAAAACTGAATCTAAGAGTTTatggtttttaatttttgttgttttgtgTAATCTAGGATAAATGGAGAAAAATTCCTTAATACACTATTTTGAACGTTTAAGAATGGTTgtgttaaatttaattaatatgtttGAGGAACTTTTGTAGATATAATGTACTCTTATCCCGTTTGATGTCTTAGAATTGTCATTGAATTTGGTTAATGTTGCTGTTGTATTATCGTGTAGTAAAATGTCTAAGTATAAggagaaatagaagaaagaagTAGACGTCCTCACTCGAGGGGTCGAGAAACATAAGCCAAGCAATTGGAGAAATATTTTAAATGATCAGGAGTTTGCACACGACCTGGCTTCACGTGACAACAAACAGCTCAAGGTAAAAATTCCAGAAAACTGAGTATAAGAGTTTATggtttttaattttgttgttttgtGTAATCCAGAATAAATGGAAAAAAATTCCTTAATACACTATTTTGAATGTTTAAAAATGGTTgtgttaaatttaattaatatgttGGAGGAACTTTTACAAATATAATGTACTCTTCATGTACTCTCATCCTGTTTACATTACTAAGCCTCCACATTATAAGAAAAATGAGTTTTAGCAATAAACTTTTAAAAACAATAACGTAATAATCActgtttcttttatttaagttatatttttatagctattatatatttgtcattaatagtatatattataatgacaattattattattgtcactaaaaaatacataaaaaaaagtttaaaaacaaaattttagtgacaattatatatttgacactattattatatattataatagtaattattattatttcaactaaattattattttttaactttttgttttatttttttaaattaatactgGCAATTATTTAATTTCCTAAATTGCAAATCCATCGAAGAAAGAAAGAACCCTTGTCTCCGATAACCCATTCCCTGAAAACCCACTCTATCTCAACTTTTTCCACTGACAACCACCTACTACCACCGTCCCGGGCCTTGCCATCATCGACGATCGCCACTTATCATCCTACACGCACTTCTGTCTTCCTGTTTCCACGCTCGGCCTCAAATCTAGGTCAAATCCGTGCCAGATCCACTCAGATCCGCGTTGCTGTTCTAGACAGCGAACAATGTTACCGTTATCGTCTCAGTCGTTGTTGCCCTCGCCGTCATAGTCGCCAACCTTTGTTATTTTCGCTGTCACATTTGCCCTTCATTAATGCATCGTAGCAATTCGTTGTAGCAAGTAACTCTTATGCGCATTCTCTTTACTTTGATCCATTtcgttttgtttttattttacttttgccTATGATTTGATTTGTGTTTCTGTGGTTGTTTGAAGTGAAAATACACATTCTCTTTATTCTCACTATTCAAATTGATGTGTTTAATTGCTTCATTTATTCAGTATAGTTTCATAATTTCTCTTTATTTGTGTCTATGCGCTTGTTTAATTGCTTGAATATTATGTTTGATTAATATAATTACTATTTAAATTTGTGATTTTAGATACATTACCACTATATTGTGCAATTTGGTGTATTCATGATGATAGTTCTGTTAGTAGCATTTTTATATGATGGGTTCAAGTTATTTATCATAGATGATAGATAGATAGGTAATTAAATCAATACCTGTCTAGGACACAAGATTTTCCGGTAAAATAAGTTCAGAGTTagttatcatagatgatagatagatagatagataggtaTAAATTGCTGGTAAAATGGATTTTGACAACAATAGTAATggctaggggtgttcaaaaccgatccagACCGTACTGAAAAAATCGAAAACCGAAAAAATCgagaaaaaaaaaatgtgttttgcAGTTTTTGCGGTTCGGTTTAATTTTCAGTTCTGACCAGGAAAACCTAACCGAATCGAACCGAACCGGTGgagtaaaaaaccctaaaaaaccaaccCCACTCCCCCCCACCCCACCCCACCCCCAATTCCCTTCAGCGCGAGTCCTGAGCGGCTGATCCCTAACCCCACGCCTCCCACCCCCAATCGAAAGCTCTCAGCCTCTCACCGTCGCGCTCTCCTCTCACCGTCGCACTCTCCTCTCACAGTCACGCCGGTGCACCCAGCCACTGAGCCACCCACGTTCTCTCACTTCTCCCACCCCAACCCCAATCGAAAGCTCTCAGCCTCTCACAGTCGCGCTCTCCTCTCACAGTCGCGCCGGTGCACCTAGCCACTGAGCCACCCATGTTTTCTACAGTCGTGCTCTCCTCTCACGAAGGCGAACCCACGTTCCTCCCAGTCTCCCACCACCTCGCAGCGGACAGAACGAAGCCCCAGCCACAGCTTGAACGACCCTCGTCCTTCGCACCAGCAGTAGCAGAGCACGACCCAGTCACCGATTCAAAAGCAGCATCCGCCAGTCACCAATCAACACAGCACCCACGTTCCTCCCGGTCTCCCACCCAGCCACCGATTCAAGTTAGATATGGAGTCCGAGCCACCGAGTCAGGTATGTAATTTGGTTAAATCATTGATTAATTGTTGCTGTTTGTTGTTATTGGTGTTGTTTACTAGTGTAAAACCTGATTTTGTTTAACCTTGCTATTGGTATTGTTTGCTATTGGTATTTTTGACCTTATTGTTACTGTTAATTTGGTTAAATTATACTCAACATTGGTATTGTTTACTTTATTGTTCATATTATTGTTTGTTGATTCATTGTTGTTGACTTGCTATTTGTTGAATCATTGTTTGCTGTTTGTTAGGTAATGTTCAGTTTGTTGAATTATTTTAATCATTGCTGTTTATTGATTCATAGCTGGTTATTGATTCATTTATGCAGTTTGATGTCAGTTCAATTGAAAATATGGGCGACACTGGATTGCCGCTAGTTCCTCTGCTGAATGAATCAACAAGCATCAGATCTTCAACTGCATTGCCTGCTGTGCCAGCTCCTCATAGAAACACAAGGAAGCTTGCTAGTAGAGGCCGAGGGAAAAGGCGGGGTGTTGAAGAAGCTCCTGTTGATGACTCCGCTGAAACTGAGACCGGCGAAGGTAAGAGAAAGCCTTGTAGACCTAGGTCTTGGACATGGGATCACTTTACTAAAGATGAAACTAGTAATCCACAGTACCCTAGAGCTAAATGTAATTGGTGTGGGGCTAGTTATGCTTGTGATACACATAAAAATGGCACCAGTAACATGAAAAATCACTTGTTGTCGCAATGCAAAAAATTTCCAAAGGAGGCATTAGATCCTACCCAAAAGATTCTTTGTTTTCAAGATGCGATAAAAGATGATAGGAAAGGGATAGGTAGTTTACTTTCTGCTGTATCTTTTGATGTTGATCGTTATAGACAAGCGCTTGCTAGAATGATTATTGTGGATGAATTACCTTTTTCGCATGTTGAGGGGGAGGGTTTCGTTATTATATGAGTTGTTTGCAACCCAAGTTTCCAATTTCTGGAAGGCTCACAATTGCTAGGGATTGTTGGAAGCTTTATTTGAATGAAAAAATTAAGTTGAAGTCTGTTTTtaatcaaccaaatcaaaatGTTTGTTTGACAACTGATTGTTGGTCATCTGTGCAAAACTTGAACTACCTTTGCCTTACTACTCATTACATTGATGTTAATTGGAAACTGCAAAAAAGAATCTTGAATTTTTGTGCTATCAAGAAAATGATCCAGTGCTTTCAAGCATGGCTGAGAAAATGAAGTCCAAGTATGATTAGTATTGGGGAAATATAAAAAACACAAACATGATGATTTTCATTGCAGTGGTTTTTGATCCTAGGTATAAGCTTCAATTAAGTGGGATTTTGAAAAGTTGTATGAAAAAGAAGATGCTAAATTCTTGACTTCAAAGGTAAAGGAGACTATTTTCAAGGTGTTTAATAGCTATAGGCTGTTTGGTGGGATTGGTAACTATCAAAGATCTACTCACCAAGATCCTCCTAAAATTGGCACACAAGAGCTTAAGGCACATGAAACTTCTTTTGCTATGAAATTTGAGAAGAAAATGCAATTCAATGAGAATGTTAACAAGAATGAGGTGGAGTTATATCTTATGGAGGCCTTAGAGAAGAGTGGCATGCAATTTGACATTCTAAATTGGTGGAAAGTGAATTCCACTAAATATCCAATTTTTGGGCAAATTGCAAGAGACGCCTTAGTCATGCCAGTTTCCACAGTTGCTTCAGAATCGACATTTAGTACTAAAGGAAGGGTATTGAATAATTATAGGAGTTCTCTAACTCCAATGACAGCTGAAGCGTTAATTTGTACACAAAATTGGCTCCGAAACTCTCcaaaacttgttcttgaggaacTCATCGAGGAATTGGAGAAGTTGGAATTAGGTATAGTTAAGCTTCGACTTATAAGTTTCTTTATTTTAATCtagtttttatttatatatataatttgttatgattatttcttgttttatatattttgtagAAGTTGCACCCACTCTTGACCCTAATGAAGAAGATTCTGGTGTTGAGTCTGATTGAGTACATCTTGTTATGGTATGAATTGTTCTCtttattattagaatatataaCTAGATTAGAATGTTTTTCTACTAgtgttatattattattattattgttgttcttATTATGTAACTGCTTTTTTATTTCAGGTTGGTTTACGTTAAGTTTAGCTGTTTTATTCGAGAAGACACCATAACTTGGCTATCTTTTAatggaattttatttttattttcagttctgtTGACTGTTGAActtttaaacttctttaattgttgTATTTGAATTCCTTTTGTCGTTAAATTTCATTAGACCAAGACtttgttagctattgtgtatttGTGTTGGTCGATTTCAATGTTATGAATTTGTAAAATAGTATGGTAGTATttttttgaattgattgaaaaaaccgaaccaaactgaACCGCAATTTAATTAGATaatcggatcggatgactttttcctcaaaaactgaaccaaaccgtaccgcgaacacccctagtaatggccactaaaagtgaataacattgCAATTTTAGAATTACTTTTGGTGGCCGTATAAATTACCAAGAAAATGGCTACTAAAAGTTATATACTTTTTATGGCCATTAAAAATGTCTTTACCGGCAAATATTATAATTGCCGCTAAAATCTTTTAGCGACAAAGCATAAGACGGCTAATATATAATTGCCGGTAAATGTATTAGCGACTATTTTTATTGCCactaaaagcaaaataaatggccactaaaagtgatttttcttgtagtgtcaatAATGCAATTAAGCATTTATCTCCTCTACGTTTGCTCTCAGTTTCTCTCAATCTTAATGTTCTAGTTCTGTTCCTTTGAACCTGGATTTGATACATTTATGGTATCAGAACTTCTATAACAGAAGGTTTATATATGGAGTTGCCACAAATTTGAGTTTTTTCAGCAACCTCACCACTCAAGTCTTAAATTTTGGAAGCAATGCGACTACACTAAAGAGAGCATTTCACTAAGAATGGAAAGCAACATTTGAGAATTCTAAAATTGGATTATGCTTATAGCTTTTAAGCTGTTTTACTTCTTCTCTTTCATGGTTATTCATTGAACATTTTGTTTTCTTCAGtttatctttctttgtttcaaTTAATAGAAAAATACGTTTATCTGAGGTATTAGAAAAAAGCcattgagaaaaaaaaacaaagagtCTAGCTTGGAGAAAAGCCAAAAATTAtgtcattatttttttataatcttttctgttttgtttcttGAACCTAAGATTTTTCTTACTAAGTTGGGTAAGCATTTAGTGTTGAGAGTCTGAAGAGTGAACCTAGTCAAATCAAGATTGGTCAGAAGTTTCATTTGTTCAGTATTGGATAGAATTCTTGGGAATTAGTGTTTGTAATCTTTGAAAAGATTATGAAATCCTACCATAATTATGGTGGAGATTGGATGTATGCCACATTGCACAAGATGGTTGAACTATGATACATGACTGTActtttttctcctttgttttatttttgtttcattcGTTATGAGACAAAATTAAATTGTCTTTTACATAATTCATCTCGTAGATACAACAAAATTAATGTTGTAGAATTTGGCTTACTATTCAAGTTTAAAAGCATAAAAAGAGGCCGTGATTCAACCTCTTTTCTCTAGGCCATTCAAAATATTCAACTAAAAATATTATCATATACTAAatttaggttgctctttattacacttttatttttttcaactttatttacttttttattttatattttaattgaattttcttttgtatattattttattttttaattgccttttgattttatttgtttattatagAGTGAACTCCTAATCCGACCCCTGTCCATTTTTTAAAAATGATAACGCGACCTCTCAAAATAAAAACGATTCATTTTGCCCCCTGTCTTTTACTTCCATAACACAACGCGATCCACGCGGATATTTGTCTCGACGAAAAATGCTAACATGTCACAATGGCACTCTGACTTGGCACGTTAGCTAGATGGCGTGTTCGTTAGGTGCTTGATTGGGCAATGTGAAATAGATAGGAGCTAAACTGTTCACATCCACGTTGTTAAAAACGACGTCATTTGCCGTGGAGGGAAATCTTTCAATTGCCTCTTAGATGGTGGATTTCCATAAAACCCCAACATCACAATTATAAGAAAACCCTAGGAGAGAAGCTTGTGACCGTGGAGACGGTTGTTGATGCTTGGTAGGTCGAGGAAGGTGCTGACGTCGCTGCTGACAAGGGTGTTGACGGAGCTTGTTTGACGATAGTTCGACGAAGTTGTTGACGGAACTTGATGGAGTTCGTTGACGACGTTTCGCACGGTAAAGGTCAGTAATTTTCTCAACGCATGTGCTTGTCTCTTGTGCTTTGTATGATTCTACAACATGATTCAAATTTGGACAAATCACCATTATTGTTTGCAACCTATTATGATCCTGGTTATAGAAActataaatacaaataaatattgtatattttattaaaaaataaattagtatgCAGTTTTATGAGACAACCAATTTTTTTAATAGGAAACCAATTTTTTTAATAGGAAACTAAATAATGCAATCATAGTTAACTATTTGTTAAGATATATGTTATTAAGATTTGTTATTAAAgttgaaataaataaaattgtgcTATTGTATTGTACTACAGATAACTGGATATATGGTCATTCTTGTGTTTTATTATGGGGGAATTGCAGAGACTTTAAGGGAAGTCTCCGaagaaacaattaaaaaaaatgattggCCTAAAAAATTA carries:
- the LOC110262640 gene encoding uncharacterized protein LOC110262640; protein product: MESEPPSQFDVSSIENMGDTGLPLVPLLNESTSIRSSTALPAVPAPHRNTRKLASRGRGKRRGVEEAPVDDSAETETGEGKRKPCRPRSWTWDHFTKDETSNPQYPRAKCNWCGASYACDTHKNGTSNMKNHLLSQCKKFPKEALDPTQKILCFQDAIKDDRKGIGSLLSAVSFDVDRYRQALARMIIVDELPFSHVEGEGFVII